One Papaver somniferum cultivar HN1 chromosome 10, ASM357369v1, whole genome shotgun sequence genomic window carries:
- the LOC113317396 gene encoding RNA-binding protein 28-like isoform X2, protein MFSYLEHILESQDKAEVDRLTANIEKCKMTLQRLGYADIELCKKTLRNLGYADFTFKDISALFLEQLENLLQGNESFISCEDLMQRGRDNSVSDYVVMFYRFVTSGEIRRRSEFFKPFILCLANTTVDEYCKTSVEPMGEESDHVQITALSDVLGVPIRVMYLPCRSYDPKGVSVYHYDFVPTVGDVPNTSKGDAVPVKPFITLLYRPFPGHYDILYPKQSESPVNPERPGETTLAEHEKIKEQSNLQRTVFIDNLPFRTDNEEVRKQFSDFGEVLSYFPVLHEVTRRRTGTGYLKFSTPDEADAAVAAARYTGGSRILLNGRQLTVIKASDKKARDKELEKAKSDDVDQRNLELAKVGVILKDSRDAECVSSSDMYLRQMLEKRKNDKLQSSPDFHVSRTRLAVYNFPMTLSEKQLKYIILDAILSPDSKQTRVIQQLKILGKSKHAKATEKDLKRGTAFVEFSDYEHALAALNALNNNAIVIGRLNSVLNVVKKSVEEFDKSIDVLMREIIIENER, encoded by the exons ATGTTTTCCTATCTG GAGCACATTCTGGAATCACAAGACAAAGCAGAGGTTGACCGGCTTACTGCAAATATTGAAAAATGCAAAATGACCCTCCAGAGACTGGGATATGCAGATATTGAACTATGCAAAAAGACCCTCCGGAATCTGGGTTATGCAGATTTTACCTTTAAAGATATATCTGCG TTGTTCCTTGAGCAGTTGGAAAATCTTCTGCAAGGAAATGAGTCCTTCATAAG TTGTGAAGATCTGATGCAGAGGGGTCGAGATAACTCCGTGTCAGATTATG TTGTAATGTTCTACAGATTTGTTACTTCTGGTGAAATCCGTAGGCGTTCTGAATTTTTCAAACCTTTCATTTTGTGCTTAGCAAATACAACCGTGGATGAG TATTGTAAGACCTCCGTGGAACCGATGGGGGAAGAGAGCGACCATGTTCAAATCACTGCCTTGTCCGACGTGTTGGGTGTGCCCATCCGTGTGATGTACCTGCCCTGCAGATCCTATGATCCTAAGGGTGTCAGTGTATATCATTATGATTTTGTTCCAACTGTTGGTGATGTTCCAAATACTAGCAAAGGCGATGCTGTGCCCGTGAAACCTTTCATCACCTTGCTTTACCGCCCGTTCCCTGGCCATTATGACATTCTGTACCCAAAGCAATCAG AATCGCCGGTGAATCCTGAACGGCCTGGTGAGACTACACTGGCAGAGCATGAAAAGATTAAAGAACAGAGCAATTTGCAGAGAACTGTTTTCATAGACAATCTCCCATTTCGTACTGATAATGAAGAGGTGAGGAAACAGTTCTCTGATTTCGGGGAAGTGCTGTCAtatttccctgttcttcacgaagTCACCCG GCGACGAACAGGAACTGGTTACCTCAAGTTCAGTACACCAGACGAGGCTGATGCTGCGGTGGCAGCGGCACGTTATACAGGAGGTTCAAGGATTCTTCTGAATGGCAGACAATTAACTGTGATTAAGGCCTCGGACAAGAAAGCTCGCGATAAGGAACTTGAAAAGGCAAAAAGTGATGATGTTGACCAGCGCAACCTTGAGCTTGCAAAG GTAGGTGTTATTCTCAAGGACTCTCGTGATGCTGAATGTGTTTCATCAAGTGATATGTACCTTCGCCAAAT GTTGGAGAAGAGAAAGAATGATAAGCTTCAATCATCTCCTGACTTCCATGTTTCGAGAACTAGACTCGCTGTATACAATTTTCCAATGACACTCTCTGAGAAGCAGCTTAAATATATTATTCTAGATGCAATTCTTTCCCCTGATAGCAAACAAACTCGTGTCATCCAACAG TTAAAAATCTTAGGAAAAAGCAAGCATGCAAAGGCGACGGAGAAAGACCTTAAACGTGGAACAGCTTTCGTTGAGTTCTCGGATTATGAACATGCACTTGCAGCCCTGAATGCTCTTAATAATAATGCTA